GAGCATGACCAAAGATTCAAGGTGGCCAAGCGCATCTACTGCAGCCAACTGGGTAACTTCTTGGCTACCTGCCCTCTCCAATGATAAAGGGGTGCTCACAAGTAGCGAGGGGGCAATTCATCTGTCCCCCTAGTTCATCTCCAAATTCCAGCCACACTGTGTCACAACCAGCTATACATACCCCTGCTTGAGCTGCTCGACTCTGGTGCCAATGATAACTTTCTGGAGATGCAGCTAGCCACCCAGGGTTCCAGTCGAAAGGTTggatccccccccccatcactGTCAATGAACTAGATGGGAGGTTTCTAGCTCATATTACCCATTACATGGCCCAACTACTCTAGGTTCTCTCTGGCAACCACAGCAATCATGTTCATCTCAATCTTATCTCATCTACGTGTACCCTGTTGGTGCTGGGGCATTCTTGGCTGCAGAAACATAACCCCCAGATCGATTGGTTGGCCAAAAATAGCCAGTTGGTGTTCCTTCTGCCAATCTACCTGCCTGCAAATGGCTCTGCCTCCTGCTGTAGTTACCAGGTCCCAGTCAGCTTTTTCTCCCCCTGACCACATGGCCATGCATTGAGTACCATGACCTGGGAGAGGTCTTCAGTAAGGAGTACTGTCTCTCTGCCCCACTGGCCTTATGACTGCTCCATGGAATCGCTCCCTGGGGCCACCCTGCCATCATGCTGGATGTATAACCTGTCCTGtcctgagagagagaccatGGAGAAACACATATTAATGCCAGAATAATCCCATCATCCTCTTCCCCCCAACTTCTTTTTCATGGCCAGGAAAAAAAGCCCTCTGTCCTTGTATCAATTACCAGAGCCAGAATAACATCACCTTAAAGAACAAGTACCCCCTGCCTCTCCTCAACTCGGCCTGCGTGTAGCACTCCGTTTCACACTGCTCCCTGATGAGGATTATTGAACACACCTGTTCCACATTTACACTCCAATCAGCAGTGTATTTAAACCCTGGTTATTCAGCCACTCCTTGCCAGATCATTTTGGCTTCCAACGTAGTAACGTTAAACAAATAGGCCTATTTGCActtatttttcatgtttgttgTTCTGTGTTTCCCTCTCGAATAATCCTGTGTTttccttgtgccccaagtccacAGCTCACCCAGCCTGTCTGCTCACTTCCTGCTATGCCCAGCCCCAGCCTTGCCAACCATTCAAGCATTCAAGCCTTGCTCCCCCTCCCCCATGGTGCATTGACTGAGCAATTGACCTCCACACTGGCAACCAGAGTTTGAATCCTGTTCTCGGACACACCTCTCTCCCACACAGTCCTATCTACCCAACCTTCAGTAAAACCCATTTAACCTCATTTAAAGACCTTGAGTCTTTGTTCTGCTTCTGGCTCCCCTCATTCCTGTGGTTGTAACAGTACtgacattacttttttttagcaatgtttctgagattaaaaaaaaaaaagatgtcctAGTACAATTGCtattattttcaaatgaaagactgatgTATATATGTGCAGGATCATATAGAGTTACATTGTCAGATTATTTCGAGCTGCCTGTGATCCCAGTAGAAGTACTTCtctcttgtcagaattaagtaggaGGAAGTTGCTCAAAATATAGTGTCTAATTTACTTTACACAATCTTCAACTTTcttaagctggtgtctgttaTTTGCTTCTGCTgaaacatatacagtggggtccaaaagagACCACTATTGAAAATGCATCTATTTTCTAATtgaatacaacaattttcattacaaatgtttatttttagcaaaagcgtgagtgaaaagtaaaatctattaaatatgtacatgaatttcagagtttggTACAtgcctttttgctttaatgacagtttgCACTCAAggtggcatggactccacacatttgtgcaaaaccttatgatccattttgcTTCAATGGAAGAGATAAGGCATgaagaaaatctgaccttttgtacaaggcagttaacatggtcaatatcacaaatttgcttaaattTACTGTAAATTGGGACCGAATAATGAATATTAcatttcaatgtggtctcagacttttggaatCCACTGTAGCtgtgtcatcagcatatagTTTTTGAAAAACTGTATTCAGAGGTAGCATATTTAGAGAACAAACCTGACATTCCTGACATACATGGAACTAGACTAATGATTATAATTTGATATTTACATGTCCTACAGTAATAATGTACACATGACAATAGCTCTTATATTCAGTACAAGAATGCAAATGATTGTACTGAAGCTGCCAGATTACTACAGCGAAATTATTTATAGCAGTTATATACTCCATTTACAAGATTTTCTTCtaaatatcttcttttttttttttttttttctgcagcagCATTATAGCAGAGTTATAATTAATTTTAAGATGCACAGTGGCCTCTAGTGACTGAACCGAGCAGCCTTTACTAAGATTATTAAGAACATGTGTACTAATTCCAGTTCCCAAATTTTTAAATAGGgcaaaattaaatgcaaatcatTTAGTGTTATACCAactattgttatttttaatagtCTGAAAAGCttcaacagacatgcagtcttcAAACTGCATTGTGCATTATGCTTTCAGTCAAACCAATGCAAAAAGGGCACTACTAAGTTACTAGTTCATGTTGTAAGATTAAGAAACAGAAACACATATAGTAATCATTTATTTCAGGGGGCAAGGTTTGGGTATCCATAGAGACACCTGAAATTAGTTTTGGAAACGCCCCAAGTTAGCAGAATATTATAGGCTAAATCATCCACAGCAGTCACACACTTCTAAGTAAATTATtcattgtaaatgttttcaaaaagaaaacccTGGGACAGTTCTTTGTGCATTCTTATGTCTTAGATTACATCTATTCTGACAAAGTGTGGAAAAGCAAAAGTAAAGCATTTAAATAAGAATAACAGGGTAAAGATGGACAACAAAGAGGTCCTGAGACACAATCTTCTGTCTTCTGATTTATGTCTGTGCTATTAATAGAGATGGCATTAAACAATCATTAATTCTGTATTTGTATAATCTTAGATTTGTTACAGTGATTCATGCAGAAAAAACTTCTGCCAGATTAGCTTATTTAAATctgagacagataaagagatattaggtacatgttacataaaatacatatttacagtatgaTTACAGATGTGTTGTAAGTGGTGTGACAACAGATCTAGATAATAAGATGTAACACTAAATCTTGAGTACTGGCAAGGGTCACAAAAGTCCACGtgtacacacgcgcacacacacacacacacacacacacacacacacacacacacacacacacttctctcctAGAACTGAATAGATacacaaacaattaaaaagaCGGTCTCATTACCATGAATCCAGCTGGACCCATACTGTCCAAAATGCTAGAATTCATGTATTGTTCATGCAGGAATgccacctttttaaaaaaatgtcataaaccTTAAAACAGTAAGAATCCCTTCTAACAGGACTTCGTTTAGTGTTCATACAATGTATTTTCAGATCATTTTGTACAGTTTTAACATTGAGGAACCCCTATCTGTCCTGTTAACTAGCAGGGGGTTACCAGTAGCACTAAGAGATCCATGTAAGTATTTTctttacacacacctgttacaGAGGAGGGGTTTTTCAGCCACACACATTTCCTGAAACACTCCTAACAAAACAAGCAGTTTACAAAGGTTTTGGTAATGCTAACAGTTAGTTTGTCACAGCTGCTggtggtacacacacacacacacacacacacagtacaggaACTACTCCAGAGTAATGGAGAGTGCATAAGGACACGTTGGAGGTTGAACTGTGGATTTGGGGGGTTTTTGAGCCAGTGTTCGCACTTGAAACTGAGCTTTTCTACAGCAGAGCCTCAGATCTCTCTTTAGCCTTTTCCTCCTCCCTCTGCTTCATGGCCTGGATCACTGCCATCTCTGTCGCCTCCTTCTTCTGGTTCCTGGCCTCAAACAGCAGCCTGGCAGACGAAAAATTTTGCTTTGTGAATGCTTTTAAAGAAGCCTTTGTAAAATTACTTTCCAAAAGCAGTGCAGAGTATCAGAGCTTTGTCCACTTGATGGTACAATGTAGACTGATGTCTATTAATCATggactaatattaatattaaacattaaaactttACAAATGTATCTTTAATTATCTAGTAATCAATAgtgtcatttttgtttcatatgaaatgaaaaaaattataaaacttGCGAAGtttgcttaaaaataaaatgcttaaaaagtCAAAAATGCTGACCCAGTGAAGAGGTACACATGTACAAGACAGGGCAAAACTTGCACATTTGCACTAAACTCTAAACAGTGGTGGCTGGTGGCTTTTAAAATAGAGGATGCACATATGACTGTTATTAAAGTAcattatatagccaaaagtttgtggacacctgatcatcacacccatatttgcTTTCTGAACATCACAGTGTTTCTCCATCAAGTGTGTGCTGGCATTAATCAGTGCACATTGCTAGTTTTGGCAAACAGTTTTGTTCACATCAGCATAAAGCATgtcagtaaaaaagaaaaaaacgccACCTGTTTTTTATTATCCTCTGCACAATGTCATCGGTGGTGAGGGTGTTTCCACTATCCACAATCCGTAGAATACCTTTTCTCCTAGGTACCTGTGCATCAAGCCAAtacacacatccacatccaAAATTTACACAGTTAAAGTTACAGAGTGACACACTGAGCATTAAAATTATGTTTcgttatgtaatgtaataatgtaacacTTTGCTTTAATGAAAATATTAGTTAGATGTCatgttagaaaatgtttgaaCAGTATGTTTGAATGACTTAATAATTGATCATAATACACTGGGTATTGGTATATTGATTTATATGATTTCAGTGGGTAGTGGTATGTACTTTGAATGAGGTGTCAGAAAACCtttagtataaatataataattagttTTATTTACTGCATATAGCACTTTCCCTAAACAGTTCTTCGTTCAAGTGTGTTCATTTATTGCATGGGCAGTTGGTAAAACGGAAACACCTGGTGGCTACTGTGTGATCTGAGAGATATAATGTGCTGGGAACTGGCAGATTAAATGTGGTGAAAAAGGTAAAAGAAATTGTTGGTCAGTCACTGAGCACTCACAGCATAAGGGTCTGAGCCATCTCTGTCTGGAAACACTTCAGTCTTTCCATGACAAACAAGATCCACCTGAACAATGGAAGAAATTAGGCATTTCCTCAAACCTAAACTGATATAGCTCTGCACACAATGACTGCAATGcatatatttttctaaaaataGTTGACTCATACCTTAAAATGGTCCAGCAAATCCTTTGAAACTGTGTATGGAGCTCCAATTACCACCTCTGAgacatactttaaaaaaagccaaacaatcacaaatgaaaaatatgtttattagtTCAAATAGAGAAGAGTAACAAAACTAGCCTCAACAAGACTAGCTTCAACAAGACTAGCTTCAACAAAACTAATGTGAAATGTGAGAAGAGAGCAAACTCACCCGACAGGCCAGAACACTCAGTGTTCGCTCATGGATGTTCATGATGGGATAATTCTTTCCTTTGTAGCGATTAACCtcctaaaaaaaatactgcctATCATTCCAGTATATACCATATTGAGTGTTTTGTAAAACAATATTACTACTAATCAATAATACTCTACATATTAGATTGTattagatatacagtatttaagaAGCAAGGAATAAATCATGACAGAGTGTAATATTATAGGAAGATAATCAGTGACTAGGTGGCGTGATGCTGATTTCCTATAATttctaatttattaatgaatgatgtctcttttttttaaccatttatagttatatttaatgctgGGATCTTCCACAAAACagtttagttcctgttattatattatagcagctactgtatatacagttgcTTCACtagtctctcttttcttctctgctTTTCATGTTGCTGCAAAAActtgtctgtcctgaagactctacaaaactttacaaagtgCAGAcgcctttcataaatgttaaataagcatctccttacagaaagtcATCAGTAAGTCATTTTACTTTCTTAACTaacaagacatttttaaatccgttaataattagtcttagattatgtgcagTGTCAGTCATACTGTGAATGATAATGTACACTATGGAAATGATAATGTGTTAGATCAagcacattaacataaacctgttatttgaattacagctgtcAATACTGTCCAAGCaatagatggaaaaaaaaatatggaaaattaatcaaaacctACTGAttgatcagatttgagaattttaaCAGGGCtgtgtaataatatttaataatacttAACTACAAAAAAGCATGCTATGAAAATGCTTTGAAATGACCCTTACCTGATCAAAATGTAACCCGACAATAACATATGGCTTGTCTGAAAGCTTGTGTACTGCCTCCAAAAAATCCACATGGCCAATATCTGAAGAAAGTCAAGTCATATTAAAcctcgttttaaaatgaaaagataaTGAAAGTAATATCTGCTCAACTGTGCATGGATTTGTTGCGAGTCTGTGAGGATACGGAAAAGGTCAAAGGCTCCAGCTACATATATAATGGTGTCCCCCAGCTGTGGCTCCTTCCCCGAGGCGAACTGGATGATTTTTTGGGATGTCTGCAGAAACTGAGACACCCCTGTCCAGGGGCTGTGACCCTTTGGACCCTGCAGGATCACAATGCAGCAAACACAGTAAGGTGCTTTACATTTTGGTAGAAatttgatgggttttttttgttgtttttttacactgacTCAGGATCTGTTTATTGTCTTCATATGCTTAATGTTGGTTAcaaattgtctttgttttaattGACATTTTACTCTTTTTTAAACTATGAATTGTTGGATTCATTGAGGCCCTCTTGTAAAGGAGATTGGGTATATCACAGTGGGACCTGGATAAATGATCACAAATAGCTACCTATATCTGCCTTTAATGTGAATGCACCGGTCTCCTACAATGCCCCAAATACACACATCGATAAACCACTCCTCGGTTTCTCTAGGTTCCTTGCTGGTTTGCTTGATTTGCTCAATTCTCCAAATCACGTAAATCAATTTCTCCATCCCGCCACTGAATATGGTGACTGCTGTTGCTGTCCTCCACTGTTGTTTTGCTGTGCTGACGACACTGCATGATGATGAAGACAGTGATCACATTTAAGTGCAGtgggaaaaaaagcaatatgaattccaatctgactGTTCTCATTCATGTTGCACTTCGAATATGTATGCAGTTTAGGAACCCATACAAAAGCAGCACAGG
This genomic interval from Ictalurus furcatus strain D&B chromosome 2, Billie_1.0, whole genome shotgun sequence contains the following:
- the LOC128625313 gene encoding ethanolamine-phosphate cytidylyltransferase-like translates to MMKNGHHQVIKAGEEAEENPVAVACSPEKRRRMVRVWCDGCYDMVHYGHSNQLRQAKAMGDYLMVGVHTDEEISKHKGPPVFTQAERYKMVCAIKWVDDIVESAPYVTTLETLDKYNCDFCVHGDDITLTVDGKDTYEEVKKSGRYRECKRTQGVSTTDLVGRMLLMTKAHHSNIGSSDYQQHTDNFGRGPKGHSPWTGVSQFLQTSQKIIQFASGKEPQLGDTIIYVAGAFDLFHIGHVDFLEAVHKLSDKPYVIVGLHFDQEVNRYKGKNYPIMNIHERTLSVLACRYVSEVVIGAPYTVSKDLLDHFKVDLVCHGKTEVFPDRDGSDPYAVPRRKGILRIVDSGNTLTTDDIVQRIIKNRLLFEARNQKKEATEMAVIQAMKQREEEKAKERSEALL